TGATTGCCGGCTTGCCCAAACATTGAACAAGGAAGTACCGGCTTGGGAGATGTTCATGTGGTAGTGAGAACTTCAAGTTGGGGGAGGCGCCACCATGTCTacacttaaaatattcatatttgtaTCATACAtctgaaaatgtaaaaatttaattgtaccTTAATATAGTacattgttttcattttaagtttaataaaaatgaaattaaaagtatACATAAGTACTGCaagtttttaaatgatttatcgACTCTTTATTATgcaaatacaataattgatttaaatataaaataaaaatataaataccaactatTAGTGTAGGAATTATTCATTGCGatgtaaatataaagtttttgtttattgcattttaagttttaaaagctggtattataaataagactttatttttttaatcaagaGTCTTTTTAATATgctatttacttacaaatttGGATTTGagtaatatacctaattgtttttagttaatatttaatcaaaatagaaTTGAatctattttcaaataattccatgttttattacatttttttatatataaatgttatcaAGAGAAGTAAAGGAACAAATGATTtgtcaattataaataaaaaggactaaataaagattttggatttataaaatatgtttttaattgcaCTAATACATTTAAAGCATGATATTGCTtcctattgaaaaaaatatattcatgttgCGCTGGCACTTTATAGCTTCTTGAATACTATCAATGCATCCATGTGGTTACGCTGGGTAATCTTATCCCTAGTGCTCGGAATTGATTGTAGAAtctggaaataaataatggttttatttctcaaaattaaatgagatccctaacataagtataatatggGTAGTGCATTTGAGTGTAGATTTActtttaagtgttttattacataaataatataacatgataaaatatattgaatcaagaagaaataataaacaatcttttatagatttacattaagtattagataaaatttatgtttagaGATTATGTAGGgttgcattttattatatagagaaATAACAAGTGGAGAAtgtgtacataaataaacgtatttttaaatatactctTAAGATTTGCCTTGGGTATGGTACTTACATTACTTTTATCTTACACAGATAggttataattgtattttcaGATTGTTCATATGATGCCCCCATATCTCATAGAGACTCGTGATGATTGCGCACTTcgcaataataaattatttacacgatTCTTCTTAAATCAAAATGTTTGAAGCCTTTTCTTGGAACAACCCGATGTAGTTATgttaattttgcatttttaatataataaatgtattatctTCTTTAAAAgcttcatttattaaatagatttCCAACTACATACGTTTCACTTAAATTTGATGtgtattcttttaataatattcaaaataatgttataaaagttccatatttacaactttactaaaattgcTAAAAACTGTCATTAATGACATTTTATCAAGAATGCTAAATGTCAAAGAGAGTGTGCCGGTTCCAATTTTTCGATTGACGTCTCGAAACAGTCTTGTTGCAATTGGTTTACTTAAGTTTTAGAAGGTCCCGGTGCCAAAAAAGTAAGATTATTTTGTGAACGCAACAAAACGTACCCATAATAAGACTGTTATTCTAAAGGTGCCGGTTACCCCCCTGGTTTGTTTGCCGCGCTTTTTTAAGTCAATAATAAAATCGAGGTAACACGATTGCGTGTTGTAAGAGcaataactatttattaaatgctatttacataattacgTCGTTAGTTTAAGTTATTGAGTGGTGACTGTTATGAATAAGTGTTCTTTTATACagtttttttcatatttttatcaacgCACAGATAAAGTAACTTTGTATTTACAAGAGCTTCCCGTTGTATAGTCTTTTTGGCAACCAGTGATGgttattttttcatacatttaagAGCATTTATATACTGTTGCTGTGGTCTTACATATACTTcgttttttagggttccgtagccaaaatggcaaaaacggaacccttatagtttcgtcatgtccgtctgtccgtctgtccgtctgtccgtctgtcacagccgatttactcggaaactataagtactacagtgatgaaatttgatgggaatatgtgttgtatgaaccgctacaaaaatatgacactaaatagtaaaaaaaagaattgggggtggggccccccatacatgtaactgagggatgaaattttttttttcgatgtacatacccgtgtggggtatcaatggaaaggtcttttaaaatgatataaagttttctaaaaaacatttttcttaaagtgaacggtttttgagatatcagctctcaaagtcgtaaaaagtatgtccccccccctctatttttataactacggggtataaaattctaaaaaaaatagaggtgatgcatgctaattaactctttcaacgatttttggtttgatcaaagtatctcttatagtttttgagataggttgatttaactgtaatttattatatttgctgctacggaaccctttgtgcgcgagcccgactcgcacttggccggttttttttgttttttatacacCTTGAAATATATGGAGATTTATTATtcggttgttttatttaactctATTATTGATTATGTTAGTTAGTTCTCGGATAAATGAAAGAACTGTTtcaaactattatttattaaaaaatgttctgAAGATTCATAACATAAAGAGCTTTGAGATACATCGTTTTGAAATTGCATgagtagaaaaaataatttatatcacaTATCTATGTATTTCGATAGGTAAAAGCATATACAAAAATACCTCTTTAAGctctatacaaaaatatttggagCAAGCAATTCCAAAACGCGCAGTTTTACTAGATGCTGTATGTTTATCGAGAAGTTTACATTGTCATAATATCAactttaatacaaatatccAATAACACCACACGCGACAGCTGGCCCAGAGGTACCATTAACCGCGCTATCTTCAGTACCAGCTCTACCATAGTCGTCTTCACTGCTGGTCACAGCGATCGCCCTGCCTACTATAGACCTGGGGCCAGCGAGAGACACCAAATGGTCAACGATCTTGACGTTCAGTAGGGTGTTCTCTTCAGCTTTTATGTTGCCCAAGTCGCCGACGTGGCGGATCTGGTCGCGGGGACCGCCGTGACGACCCTGCAAGAAAGCAGGTTATACCTAGAGTTATGAACATGTTTTGAATGAATTATAAATAGGATTATTTATCGAGATGatacattgttaataattGTGGAGATACTTTAAAATCCAGCTTATAACCTAATCAATACTGTAAAATGACgaagatattttttcatgCAAAGTCGGTTTGGTTTTCGAgaaaaaacaatcaaacttCTATTAGCCAGCGAATATCACCAAAATAAAAATCCCAAATGTttaccataataatattatgacagaGTATGCAAAGCAGgagtcatattttttaagaacaGTTTCAATTCATTACTTCAGTACCTAGAcatgtcttttatttttatatttcgtaACTGTGTATGCAATAAAGactaaataaatcaaagtacTCACGTAATACGCAATAAAATGCGGTCCAATATCCTGACAATTGTCCTTAATAGATCCAGCCTGGTGCACATGCAGACCATGTAGACCTGGAGACAGGCCCGTGACATTCCCCTCTATGGTCACAGGGCCGTTGGGCAGCACCTGCGTGAATATGAGTGTGCCCTCTACACCAGAGCCTTCGTCGGCTTTGAGGTAGGCGACTGCTTGAAGACCGTGCGTTCTGTAGCCCTGTGGATAAAAGAttgttaagaaaaaaaaacagcgtgtgtgccgagcacacgtatcAGGAGTGGAActtttttggcaagattcaaagataccaaaatcgtcgcctatCTCCATGACgagacggtattgccatgacgcgacctaaaacaatttcacttcaaaaatgccTGAATAAAGATTATTAGAAACAAATTTACGTTTAAAGAAATAAGATATTGAAACTTTACGAATTTTTTAACTCCTGTAGAATAGTACCTACAGGATAATACGACATTCgacaatatttatatgtattgatactggatacatattttattaggaaataaaataaacccaCATCCTATctgtatatttattgaattaaaataatacctaaataTTGTGAGAACCTGTTATTCAAACAaagattatgaataaaatagcTTAAGTAATTAAGTCATTCTTATCTAAAGTCTAAGCTGagtaattaaatgtaaattaattgttatctATATGcattctacataatataattatttaaacaaccTTGACTACTGTGTTACACGCGacattttagattttaatactTGATTATCGATAGTTATTCATATCTTTCATATTAGATGAAGAATAATATAAACCTATGTTTAACCCTAAGGTTTAACGTATAATTCTATTAATGTCTTACTAAAATAATAGGTGATTATAGTTAAAAATGGAATTATTTTGTATCCCGCCTTTTAGATATTGTGTGTAAAAATTTAacgaatatatatttttctattgcggtaaataatacctaactacataactaataatattataactgattatatttaaaccacagataatataaatctgCTTTTACAAAGgtgttaataaaatgaaaataaacttttccTCTAAGTCTTTCCACCACTttagatacctacataatgACGTAAAGTCACGATTGACGAATTGTGAATGAGAATTAtacgaaaatatattgttgCAATTTAAGTAGAATTAAGACAATTACctattatgtagttatttattacgtCATGTAAATATTGATTAAGGAAACAGCAACTCATCAcgaagcattgaaaaatcgtgACTCAACTTTACTACGGTATCGTATGCAAATTTGTCCAAATGCTAAACATCGTGCTTTTCGTGATGGCATTCAACGGGATTGATGGTAATTATTGGGTGTAATTACTCACATGTAAACGCTTCCTTAATCGAGAGTAGTGACTAGAGACTCGGAAAATTTAAGAAAAGTTCCTATtgttaaactcaaactcaaacagttatttaatcaaataaaattcgtttagaagcacttttgaatcatcATAATACAGAAAATTACGTTGGCTGAAAGCTGAAAAGCTTCAAAATAAGgtaatatttaggtacctaccattGCTCTGTGATTGATGCTTTCCAAAGCAGAGGGGTtagtattgtattgtaaatacatattacttattagttattactataGGTATAGGAGAAAGTTTTTATGCAACTTCATTCGGTTTTAAGCTTttgttcataaaaaagtacaataattgatataatttgGAAGCTATTTCAGAAATTTTCTTACGTATTAACGTATTAcaggaattaaaaataaatcataattcaaTGAATTCGCGTCATACAATAAATAGCAGATTCAATCTGATGACTACCTACGTGTTATTAGTCTACTTGATAAGTTGAAAATGGCGTAAAATAGAGATAAGGTTCTTAAAAATACGTGCGATAGTCTAGGAAAATGTATCGGAAATGTGAATGCAcacaaaaaattgcaaaagttataaacaaattaagttGCAAAAAAGGTATTTCGTTTATTGTTAATAACTCcgaaattattaacatttcagaaattttgaaaaaagatTCTTAAAGAGGAGGAAATTTCCAACGAAAATCTCCCGACTCCCGTAATTCTATCtccattatttataattttaatttaacgcTGAAAATAGGCCTCCGCGCGGCATTTTTAGTTAGCGCGCGCAGCTTCAAAACCGAGCACGTCacactaattatttttttaaggtattcaatattaatttaaaaatttaaaaaaaaaattgtggtGTATTCCAAACACTTCAAAGAATTTGCGCCCGTTggaaattttacttaaagttaatttttcaaCAAATTAGACAAATGTTAACTAACGATTTTTTTTCGAACTTTCGTCCTTATtgcacattaaaaaaaatgtttaaataataattgtcggTAAAATTTTTCACTTCGTGGAGCCcttcatataattaatatacttaacaAGATCGCGccataaaagttaaaaaaaatttaatactttgtttataataattttttcaagttAACAAAAAACTAGAAATTTCTAgttttttgtagttttttttgttcaagttCTCTATTTTACGCCATTTTCAACTTATCAAGTAACATAGACTATTATGTccatgtcgtggccatatgtACAcagatctttaaaactatacaatggattttgatgcggtgtTTGCAATAAATAGAGAGgtctcgaggaaggttttagtttaGGATATTAAAGTTGAAAGCtaatttatagtttaatgATACTAACTTCCAAGTCAATCTGCTTCTCGCTGCGTTCTCCGGTGATTGGATACGGTTCGCCGAGTCCCTGTAAATTGGTgccattatatttttttataaaatgttgtaagaatatcaatgttttatgtttaaaaaaacgtATTGCGCATTCTGTAAATAATTGCACAAGCTATATCGCCCTGCATACGTTTGTATAACATAAACGAAGTAATAACAACagtgttataatatattttggagGTTCGAGAAATTGTAAGAAagttatgataatataattacctGTGCCTGTACTAGTTATCAACTAGTTAcctattgcacgcctcataagcgaagcgttgaggtgggtactactgtcacttcgcgcaaaacatctgatttttcaaacttaaaatgtctttatgtatcatacattgcacttgtaagataatacatacacacacatattaagaaaaaacactatttttaacattcatgatattttcgatgtcatttttgttatttaaactagttaaaaaacagtttaaaaaagttctgtcttggacgtccgtgtgtctgtatgtgcggaggattttcttgttaacacgatagcgaccgaaatactttactaatcgagtcttttttttttctcttacgcttgagtatgctcaggaatagaaccctttcatttttcagggtctgattcgatgtggtttaattgttattaaataaacaaaaaaaaaatatcgactgttctccataattttagtatatctatatatattctttattttatttattttttttttatatttatagtgtactcaaaattcaccattataaactcgattctttatactataagccaaggtttaaaaaaataagttggtagtcagtcccttaaatctgcgcagtttcacatctaggtggggccacaagaaaaatagctcaattattacggtaccgctttctttacttttccaactgttttattttatttcttttttatatttatagtatactctttataaataatcaattttattgtaaaggatgagattatgaggcgtgcacttttggattttccaaactatttattttttatgcataCGCATggaaaaagaaatgaaaattttagcgtaagtattaaaattaatttttctgcGCAACGTAATTACCTATAGCTTTTGTAAATAAACCTATATTATgctctttattaattattgtaaaaacgtttaattactttgttttcacaaaaaaaaaaaaaacaaggcaAGTCAAGAAGGTTCTACcgcagactaataataatatactacataAACAAGTTCTACGTTCGTCGTATATAAATGaacaaacacaaacaatataaactttgtttatgtttttgtgtttgttcatttatatttttatattatcagaccacatttaaaaagtaaagccagataatttataaagaggAGTATTAAGGCCCCtgtaaattaagtaaaatacaTAGAGAGAATGGTAGAGAGATAAAAAAACATGCTTAAAAAATTTGCTACAAAATAGTATCAAATACAAGATGCTATAGTAAATGTAGGTGTCACGTCCGTCATCAAATGGCAGTGCTAAGTGGCAtgtagttttttattaatgtgcTCTTTGATTGACATTACCACGTTTTACCATTAGGCAAGTTCGTTAACcttgtaacaataaaaaaacaacattattacaaaaaataaaaagagatTCTTTCCcagtatcaatttttttaactagataagtacctactatttaatttaattaaatatatttttgcttTACATTTGATAAggataaacaaaataataaaaaaatcatgccCACATAAACACTTACGTGACTCTATTACTGAAATAAGGTGATAGAGCCTTATTTGCCATAAAAAAGCATAAGagaatacctaattattaaatataactttCTTTCTATAAATCTAGAAATGATAGacctttatttaataaagtatttaaattttatgggtttaataattttaaaccagggtcgataattttttaaataaaaaaatagacaGTAGGTAACTAAGTAGGATGAAATTTCAACTTAATCATAATAATCATTAACAACCTAAAAATAAACCTAATTTTCAATCGTAAATTCTcacgtcaaaatatttatgtaaactgTATTAACAGTccaaacaatacaaatatattttatgctcCATTTTGTAGTTAATTGTTAGTTGTTACTtgttacataggtacataaaacgattataaaaattaagtataacAACAGCGCAAACAATGTATTTGTTTACGCTAGAACATgactaatgtttttaaaatgaatgtaagtacatttttcaatttctttctaaatattaaggactaaaaaaataactcacATAGAGATATGGCTCCATTATGACTTCATATACATTGCTCTGGTAGTCCTCTATCGGAGGCAAAGCTTTAATAATCAAATTTCTTCCATATCCAGGAATACCTTTCACAGGCTGGCCATTAAAAACTGATAATATCCACAACATTTGACACATAAACGCATGCAACCTTagattcattattaaaaaaaaaaaaaacaattcccGCGCAATTTGAATTCAGAAGCTTTTCAGACGTGCCGACTTTGCAAATGGCCACCTACCAATGATTTGCTGTGGATTTGCTCTTCGGTATAAAGATGGTAAATGGTgttttttttcgtttaatCGTGTAATGAATACGTGAGGATTTCGGATGGTTGTCATTAGGTCTTCGTGAGGGAGCTGCCAAGGTTCTGTAATTGCGTGACGTGAACATCGTTTAGACACGGCATTGTTATGGTGTAGCTATTAGATTTACAGAATAAATAATGTTGATACCATGTTGATACGTTTGTTTTCGGCTAACGATAATCGAATTGAGATCAGTGTAAACATATTGTgtgtttgaaatataataccGTTAGTCAGTAAGAAGTATAAAAATCAGTTGTATACAGATTAAAGAAGAACCCTAAATAGGGCatttttttaacgttattttaagaaaatgtatTGATCTGTtgattaaagtttatttgagTGCGgcttcgttttttatttaaaatcttatacatattataggtaaAGAACAAATTGATTGACTACACACACAGATAAACGAAGACAAATAGTTtgaaattttaagttaaaaaaaaacattcctAAAAACGAAAAGGTGTATTCTTACCTAAGATTATATTTTAGGtgaagcaatttatttttttaataatctacAATTATTCAAAGCTGTtacgaaatataataaatgttaccAACAAAACTGCTTATTACAGAAGTAAATTATACTTTGtgttcatcatcatcatcatcaatcaatatacatataataaaattctagaaaagtcgtgtctgtacaatcaaaatataaaaaaaaaattagcaggtgctattattaaatcgatcccaaacccaaaactgtagttaaaaaattttttgtctgtttgtctgtttgtcggtttgtctgtttgtctgtatgttcgtgcacgctaatctcagaaacggcttatccgattaagatgcggttttcactaatatattgtggtaatcttcatttaacatttagtgtttatttcatgtcaatcggttcgtaaataaaaaagttatgaacatttaagtattcacggcgaacatttgctaaggcattctataCACTGTACGATAAAACGTAAGTTAtctgttacaattattattcctgtaaatgtccaagtgatcatatcgaaagtgCCCAAGGGTGGGGGGGGATTggtcaaattagaattattcttacttctaggtaaattttatacataaaatgtcctttaaattatgtcgtattatatttttaacccccgacgcaaaaagatgggtgataagtgtttgaccgctatgtgtgtctgtgtgtgtgtgtctgtttgtgccaccgtagctcgctaacaggtaatccgaattagatgcggtttttttagttaggcagcatattttccgacgctggttcttagataaagtgtatcaaaatcggttcatccatttattatacctaggtatattattataggggtaaatgtgggaatgaaaaaaaacgaaagttgtcaaatataagtacctaagtgatatattaaatgaaagtgaacgacctatcagtaaccaatcggttcatccatttatttaatataggtataaaagtggtaataaaaaaatgaatttgtcaaaaatatactgaagtgacatatcatatgaaagggcatgacgtgtaaagtttaattagacatgttttatcaaaatcggttcatccatttattataacctttttatgggtaaaagtgggaatgaaaaaaaaaacgaatgttgtcaaatatacccaagtgacatatcaaataaaagtgcataacgggtgaagtacacttagttatatttttatccaattcggtttatccatttattagattacagcggtaaaagtgggaatgaataatgtggtcaaataatatcccaccaaaaacattttcatgtaaaatgttgccaagacgagcccatatgactcgcactgtgaaaaagttatcagatctcatgtagagccaagcttctaacactacacgccctaactctacaaggcctaacttcacaaactctacaccttagtcaaaatatgtggcttagccatttcgctacattcacatcggcgtagggtgaaaaattaattaattcactgttcattacttttgtgttatacaatagttcttgtagttacgaacggccaagccacatattttgactaaggtgtagagtttgtgaagttaggccttgtagagttagggcgtgtagtgttagaagcttggctctacatgagatctgataactttttcacagtgcgagtcatatgggctcgtcttggcaacattttacatgaaaatgtttttggtgggatttcatttctttttgtaaggtgtttgtaacaaaattttatatgtggattaattttttttttttaacaaggaatACCTatgcatatatatatattatctaggggaaccaagttttagattattagattagacctctagcgtcatcaaaatttaatttaaaattacaggtctcatacaaactcccatcccctagtttaaggggttgggggatgaaagttacaagttttataatttttttgttgtttgtgtgctaatactagcttacatacaaaatttcagctttctaggacattaggaaataccttaagaattttgatgatcatcagtgagtcagtgacgaaattagcgttttttagatataaataaaatctgaagtataaaagctaatgtaattaaaacttaatattttcaataagtccgctattggcAATATAtctcgaaaattttgttgatctagcataatccaaacccaagttatgagggttcaaaaaaacgtcgaagcgcttcgagaaaaggtaggtagtgcccgtgcgcttcgcttgttcgcttagctcgtcttggcgggggcactaccgtgcccccagatactc
This is a stretch of genomic DNA from Colias croceus chromosome 4, ilColCroc2.1. It encodes these proteins:
- the LOC123690955 gene encoding superoxide dismutase [Cu-Zn]-like, coding for MNLRLHAFMCQMLWILSVFNGQPVKGIPGYGRNLIIKALPPIEDYQSNVYEVIMEPYLYGLGEPYPITGERSEKQIDLEGYRTHGLQAVAYLKADEGSGVEGTLIFTQVLPNGPVTIEGNVTGLSPGLHGLHVHQAGSIKDNCQDIGPHFIAYYGRHGGPRDQIRHVGDLGNIKAEENTLLNVKIVDHLVSLAGPRSIVGRAIAVTSSEDDYGRAGTEDSAVNGTSGPAVACGVIGYLY